The DNA segment GCGTGGCAGTGGTGAGGAACAGGAGCCggacaaaaataaagaagaagtTGGGAGTGACACAAGGAAGCAAACGCGGCAGCTGAAGGGTTAAAATGAGAGCAGACTTGGAGGCTCTGAGCCCTCCTGGTGAGCTctggggtggcagcaggagctgagaaGACTGGTCAGGCTGGGAGATCTTCCCTTCTGGACCAAACGGCTGCAAATCAGGATGTCTTAGAGGCTGAAATAGGACCACGGTTACTTTTTAGTTGCTGCacacaattcatagaatcatagatcatagaatcaccaggttggaagagacccactggatcattgattccaaccattcccatcaatcactaacccatgtccctcagcacctcgtccacccatcccttaaatctctccagggaaggggactcaaccccctccctgggcagcctcggacactgccctgtgaccctttctgggaaatattttctcctgatgtccagcctaaatctcccctggtggagcttgaggccattccctctcgtcctgtcccctgtcccttgggagaagagcccagctccctcctctccacaacctcctctcagggagttgcagagagcaacgaggtctcccctcagcctcctcttctccaggataaacacccccaggtccctcaggcttgttctccagccccttcccgagctccgttctcttctctggacttgctcctgcccctcaacatccttcttgtggggagggacccagcactgaccccaggattcgaggttgggtctccccagagggagaagaacctccctggccctgctggccacgccgtgtctgctccaagccaagatgcccttggcctccttggccccctgggcccctgctggctcctgttcaaccaacacccccaggtccttctcctccaggcagtttccagccagactcctcctagtctggagctgctcagggttgttgtgccccaagttcctggtcaaacctcatcccgttggtctcagcccatggatccagcctgttcagatccctctggagaacaTCAAACCCTTCAGCAGATCCACCCAGCTCGgtgtcatccccaaacttgctcagggtgccctcgatgccttcatccaggtcattgataaagacattgaacagggctggacccagcactgagccctggggacaccacttgtccctggcctccagctggatttcacaccatctcccaccgctctctgggccctccagccaaccagttccAATGGTCTGACCCTCTGGGACGGGGCCAGCCTTGCTCTTAACGCACCAGATCTCAGGCTCTACCTGAGGGTCCTTCACCAAAGACTCAGGGCATGGATCAGACCTTAAAggagcttccagggctgaaaggggctccagggaagctggggaggggctcttggtcagagagtgcagggatggggcaaggggaacggttttgagctgcaagaggggagattgagatgagatcttagggagaaacgttttgctgtgagggtggggaggtcctggaacaggttgcccagagcagtggtggctgccccatccctggaggggttcaaggctgggttggatggggcttggagcccccgatccagtgggaggtgtccctgtccacagctaggggtggaactggatgggctttgaggtctcttccaaaccaaaccattccctgattctaTAACCTGATGTAGTCAGAGAAGAGCTCGCGTGCGGAACCTGCCGAGTAACCAGCTCCCTACAGGTAGATGTTTGCCGTAGGGTGAGCTGAGTTGCTCTCCAGGACCCTctgagcagaggggctggatcTCCACTGTCTGCACTCAAGGCTTAGACACCAAACACCCACGCACACAACCTACCTCCAGGCTCTTTGTTGTGTCTGAATCCACAGCCGCGTCCCCAGGTGCCTGCGTCCAAGGGACATTTGCTTCCAGAAGGTCTCTCCTGCAGCCAGAGACAGGTACAACTTTATCAACATTGCAGAACCCTGATCACTGGGTTTTCCTGGCTTGGGAGGTGGAAGAACATCACAGAGATGGTCTTTGCAGCCTAAGCAAAGGCTTCTCGTCCTGCTCTACAGGCACCTGTCTCACCTGCAGGGCTGtcacctggagctctgcaggagcacagctcGGGGTGTCTCCAAGTTGAGCGACTCTGGGGTATTAAACCACCTGGAAATTCCCTGAGGGACAACAGACGGAGGATGCAGAGGTTGGGTAGATGGTCCTGTGAGGAGATGGGAGTTGTCGAGGCTGCTTCAGCCTCTTTCATCATCTCCCTTGTGCCGTGTGGCACCTCCTCGGGCAGCGTCTCCAGAGCCTGCCAGGTGCCACAGAGATCAAGACACAAAATGTAAAGTAAATCTGTCTGAAGTggagaaaatcatagaatcacggagtcattgaggttggaaaagacctctaagctggTGAAGGCCgaccatcaacacaacaccaccCTGtagactaaaccatgtctcaaaGCACcacatttacacatttttttgaacccctccagggatggagactccaccacagccctgggcagcctctgccagggcttgacaACCCTTTGCGTGAAGGAATTGTTCCCAGTATCCAACTTagacctcccctggtgcaacctgaggccatttcatctcatcccatcccttgatATTTGGGAGAagctgctttggttttgctAGAAGGTGGTTTGGAAACTCTAGGTTTCCACTCCTCTCCACTCAGAACCATCACAGCAAACTTTAATGTCTCCCTGAAAGGTGTTTGTGCAGGAATTTCACTCAGGGAGGTGGGATCTCCCAGCAGGTCCTGAGCCTGGGCTGCGTCACAGAGTGCTCCACCTCCTGCCAGGTTCCTCTGGTCCTTCGTGTTGGTGGAGGTGAATCTTTAATCCCACAGCCCAACAGCCTTGGCCGCTGTCAGGCAGGTTCTCTCTGCAGATCCCCGATGGACAACGTCATCGACAATTGAGTGCGGCcccagcaagtttgcagatggcactaagctgggtgcaagtgttgatctgctggagggtcaggaggctccaaatggatctgaacaggctggatccatgggctgagaccaacgggatgaggtttaacgaggccaaatgccgggtcctgcccttggggcacaacaaccctgagcagctccagactaggagaagtctggctggaaagctgcctggaggagaaggacctgggggtgttggttgaacaggagccagcagggcccagggggccaaggaggccaagggcatcttggcttggagcagacacggcgtggccagcagggccagggaggttcttctccctctggtgagacccaacctcgaatcctggggtcagttctgggtcctccccacaagaaggatgttgaggctctggagtgagtccagagaagagcaacgaagctggggaaggggctggagaacaagcctgagggccctgggggtgtttatcctggagaagaggaggctgaggggagacctcattgctctctccaactccctgagaggaggttgtggagaggagggagctgggctcttctcccaagggacaagagggaacggcctcaagctccaccaggggaggttcaggatggacatcaggaaaaactttttcatggaaagggtcacagggcagtgtcagaggctgcccagggaggtggttgagtccccttccctggaggggtttaagggacgggtggacgaggtgctgagggacatgggttagtgattgatgggaatggttggactccatggtctgatgggtcctttccaacctggtgattctatgattcgatgatcctgtattgaaactgcaggttGCTCttacccaggtgtaggaccttgcacttggccttactgaacctcatgaggttctcacagccccacttctccagcctgtccaggtcctgctggacaacatcccttccctctggtgTGACAACCGCATCTCTCATCAGACGCAGAGGATGAATCTTTAATCCCACAGCCCAACAGCCCTGGACTCTGTCAGACAGGTTCCTTCTGCAGGTTCTTGCAGGACAATATCATCCATGCAGACAGGTtccctctgcagatccctgATGGACAATGGCATCCGTGCAGATGGATGCCAATTATTTCTGATCATGATGTCCTATGGTCTGAacatccctttggtcagttgggatcagctgtcccagctctgtcccctctGAGCTCCTTGTGTAACCAAGGCTGCTCCCTGCTGGGTCATtgggagaagcagaaaagcccTTGAGCTGCGGGAGCTCTGCTCACTGTGACTAGAACATCCCTGCTGGGGTaggttgaccttggctggacATCAGGAGCCCACCAAGCCGTTCTGTCCCTCCCGACCACAACAGGACGGGGCGGGGAGAAAAtgggatggaaaaaaataaacccactgtcgggttgagataaaggcaatttaataaagcaaacaaaatatcaGGGTGTgggagcaaaggaaaaagcaagattGGTTTTCTGCATACGGAGATTTGATTCCTGCATCCAAAGCCAtgggagcagcagggccagggaggggactCTGCCCCTCTGATCCACTCTGGGGAGACCAAACGTGGATCtgtgcatccagttctggagtcctcagcacagggaggacgtGGAGGTGCTGGAGAGAGTCTAGAAGAGGCCGTGGAGACGTGAGGGCtgggagaggtggggttgttcagcctggagaggagaaggctgccGGGaaactttagagcagcttccagtagggaaaggggctccagggaggctggggaggggttcgtgaccagggagggcagggatgggaccaGGGGAAAggtttggagctgcaagaggggagatggagatgagatcttagtgagaaatgttctcctgggagggtggggaggccctggaacaggttgcccagagcaggggtggctgccccatccctggaggggttcaaggccaggttggatggggcttggagcccctgatccagtgggaagtgtccctgctcacaggggtggaactgggtgggctttgaggtcccttccaacccaacccattccatgattccgtGCACGTCTCCACTGCGCGTAAGTGGATTCACTAAGGGAGCAGCTCTTGTCCGTGGTTGATACACCCTTGGTCCCTGTGCCAGAACAAGGACAGTCAGAGACTGCAATCGTGTTTATGGTGGGAGACCTGAGGGAGCTCTTCCACCTCAGAGGTGCTGGGCCAACCTCACTTCCCTGCGACAGGGACAGGCAGGAAAACCAGCTGAAACCCTTGGTGAGGACTTTATTTCAGTGTCCACCAATGTCTCCTGGCGCCTCTGAATGCACCCCGAGAGCCACATCAAGGTCCATCAGAGGCTTCGGCCATTCTAGGGAAGGGACTTTGTCCTCACAAATCCCAGCCCTGGACCCTGACGGCCGGGCCAAGTCCCTTCTGCCGTGGGTCTCCTCCGGTAGAACACCCTACGTGCCGCGTCCCGAATCTGCTTCGTCCTGATGCTGTAGATCAGGGGGTTGAATGCTGGTGGGATGAGGAGGTAGAGATCGGCCAACAGGACCGGGACGTGGGGCGGGAGCTCCAGGTGGTACCTCTGTATGTACATGGAGAGCAGCCCCGGGATGTAGAAGAGGGACATGATGCAGAAGTGCGAGCTGCAGGTGCTGAAGGCTTTCTTGCGGGCTTGTGAGGAGGAGAGGCCGAGCACAGCCCGGAGGATGAGCCCGTAGGAGAGGGCGATGAGCAGCGAGTCCGAGGTCGCCACATAGGTGGACACGGCGAGGCTGTAGGTGTTGCTGAAGGCCGCGTCCCCGCAGGACAGCTTGAGCACGGCCATGTGCTCGCAGTACGAGTGGGTCACCACGGCCGGGCTGCCGAGAGGCAGGCGGCGGATCTGGAAGGTGAGGGGGCTCATGAACACCACGGCCCTGAGCACGGCGGCCAAGCCGAGGGCGGCCACCACAGGGCCGGTCAGGATGGACAAGTACCGCAGCGGGTCGCAAACGGCCACGTAGCGGTCCAGGGCCATCGCCACCAGCATCCCCGACTCCATCGCGGAGGAGGCATGGACAACGTACATCTGGGTAAGGCAAGCATCCAGGCTGATGGCAGTGGAGTGGAACCAGAAGATGTCCAGCATTTTGGGGGTGATGGAGGTGGACATCACCAGGTCAGTGACAGCCAGCAcggagaggaagaagaacatGGGCAGACGCAGGGTAGGGTCGGCCTTTATCACGCAGAGAAGGGTGCTGTTCCCAGCCAGAGTGACCAGGTACAAGATGCAGAAGGGGATGGAGATCCAGGGGTGCAgatgctgcagccctgggaTGCCCGTCAGGTGCAGCTCGGACAGCGAGGTGTTGGTGGGACAAAAACGAGGGGGCATGGTGGTCACTGCAGGGGCTTGAGTGAGGAGAGCCCTGGTGCACAAGGACAGCCTCTCCCTGGGTCGCACTGAAGGTCCAGCCAACCTCAGACCCTACAttgctaaggagcatggtttagtgtttgataggaacggttggactcgatgatccggtgggtctcttccaacctggtcattctatgattctgtgattctatgatccagcATCCAGAGCAGAGCCTTAGGGAAGAACAGGAGAAAGGGAACACAGCGTGATACTTCCCACCTTCCAACAACTCTGAGCTGCTGGCTGGACATGAGCCTGCAGaggtccaggtggccaaggggtcaaacagcatcctggcttggatcagccatggggtggccagcaggagcagggaggggatcATCCCctgcactcggcactggggaggctgcacctcaaatcctgggttcatttctgagcccctcactccaagaaaggcCTTGAGGGGCTGgtgtgtgtctggagaagggaacggatcTGGGGAGGGGTCTGGAGCgcaggggctgtgggagcagctgagggctctgagtgtgtttatcctggagaagaggaggctgaggggagacctcgttgctctctgcagctcccgaaaaggaggttgtggtgcgGTGGGTGCTGTCCTCTTCTGCCAAGGAATAAGGAATGGGacgagaggaaacggcctcgagttgctgcaggggaggtttaggttgtatATTGGGAGAAATTCCTTCAcaggagggtggtggagccctggcagaggctgccgaggGCGGTGGTGAAATCCCTGTCCCAGGAGGGGTTTAAAACCtgtgtggatgtggcacttggggacagggttccGTTGGCACaatggggttgggctgatgcttggactgggtgagctgggagggcttttccaacctgagTGATTCCATGGTTCTCTGACTCCTGGAACTGGATGTGggcttttttccatttcaatgaACCTCACCCCAGAAGCCGTCTAGCCTTCTCAGGCAAAATCTTAGCACCCACACCATTATTTAGAAAGAAGTTGCACAAACCAACACTACCTTTTCGGAAAGAGCCTCTTCCCCTCGTGACGAGCCTGGCGTTTGCTGCTGTCCTCTGGGGAGCCGTAGTTCACATATCaaaacaggcagagaagagtTATTCAAattatggaatcacagaatggtttagattgtgagggacctcaaagtccatccagtgccaccccggccacggacagggacacctcccactggatcaggggctccaagccccatccaacctggccttgaacccctccagggatggggcagccaccactgctctgggcaacctgggccagggcctccccaccctcacagaaaaacatttcttcctaagttcTCATGTCTTTCTCCCCTGTTTCAGCTCAAAActatttcccttgtcccatccctgccctctctgatcaagagcccctccccagcttccctgtagcccctttcttcactggaagctgctctaaggtctccatggagccttctcttctccagactgaacaaccccaactctccagcctgtcctacaggaggttctccagccctcacatcatctctgtggcctcctctggcctcgctccaacagctccaagtcctccctgtgctgagggatccagagctggacacagaactccaggtttggtctccccagagcagaccagaggggcagaatcccctccctccctgctgctcccacggctttggatgcagcccaggacacaggaGGTTTCTGAGCTGCATCAGATctcaaggtgtttttttttttgtagatgaTGCTGTGAAGATGCACGGGGTTGGACTTGGTCACAGATCTTTCCCAGGCtgttttcttggggtttttttttcctttttttttggaatctttttaaatcttctaaagtatttttaatcttgttttcattttcctttttaatagaTACATTTTTAAGTTTATAAAAAGGAAAGCCTGCAGCAGCCCATCCTCTCTTGCTGCTTCTATCTGAAAGTCCACGCTCCGATGGGTGACCGACCTGTCCTGCTGCTCACCTCACTCACCCAGcctggtgggaaggagggaggtcAGCCCGGctcccaccagctccatctcctgctcCTCTGACCCAGCAGCCTTGAGCAGAGGGAGCATTTATGAACTTGCTGAGAGGAATCCCCGATGAGCCTGTCTCCTGGCTCAAGAGTCCCCACACAGGCATGTGCACAGCTGACTCGCTCGTGTCCTAGGTGGCCTCCTAATTAAGTTGCCTCTAATTGAGAAGGTGTTGTTGCTGGTCCCCTGTAGTGCTGACAACCCTTCCAGTGGActcatcctcatcctttgaCCCCACAGCCTTCCAGACACAGGTTCCTGCCTTGGCATTGTCAGCTCCCTCTTTTAGGGATGCTGAACCCTTCCAGGATGCTGGATCTTTCCAGGATGCTGAACCCTTCAAGGATGCTGGATCTTTCCAGGATGCTGAACCCTTCCAGGATGCTGAACTCTTCCAGGATGCTGAACTCTTCCAGGATGCTGAACCCTTCCAGGATGCTGAACCTTTCCAGGATGCTGGATCTTTCCAGGATTCTGAACCTTTCCAGGATGCTGAACCCTTCCAGGATGCTGAACCTTTCCAGGATGCTGGATCTTTCCAGGAGGCTGAACCCTTCCAGGATGCTGAGCCCTTCTAGGATGCTGAACCCTTCCAGGATGCTGAACCTTTCCAGGATGCTGAACCCTTCCAGGATGCTGGATCTTTCCAGGATGCTGAACCCTTCCAGGATGCTGACTATTTCCAGATACGAATGAGATCTGGGTCTCCTTCCATGGTCCGTGTGACCATGAGATGGAGCTCCTGGCTGCCTCCATCTCATCAGAGGCTGCAAGTCAGGAAAGGGAGGTCCTGCCACACGTTTCTGCTTTACATCCTCAAGGACAACATTAGAAAGAGACCGAAATCATCTGGCAGGCCAGTTCTGGCCACCTTGACCTAATTGAGACTGATTTTGTCTAGGTTTCCTTCTCCTGCAAAGCCAGGGTTTGCAGTTGGAGCCCACCTGGGTGGGTttctgcagggaaaggggagggtgGGTGATACTGGGAGGATACTGGAGGACAAGATGGGCTCCTCGCTCAGTCCTCCCCACCTCGGTGGGATGGTGGGGGGAATCAGAAGAGTGAAAATGATAAaactcgtgggttgagataagaaCAGTTAACGAattgaaatcaaataaaatgatAGCAGCAATAATAAATTGTActgaagagggaaataaaacccAAGGAAGGCGAGTGATGCAAACGAGAATCAATTGAGGGTCAGCTCACCAGGACCCTGATCATCCCCACACCTCTGCAGGTGTAAATCGTGTCCTCTCTTAATCTGGTGTCCCCCAGCTGATTCCCACCTCGGGAAACTGCAGCAGAGGGGAATTTGCAGTATCAATGTCTGCTGCCCAGAGCGTTTTTGCTGTGGG comes from the Phaenicophaeus curvirostris isolate KB17595 unplaced genomic scaffold, BPBGC_Pcur_1.0 scaffold_59, whole genome shotgun sequence genome and includes:
- the LOC138734099 gene encoding olfactory receptor 52K2-like, with the translated sequence MPPRFCPTNTSLSELHLTGIPGLQHLHPWISIPFCILYLVTLAGNSTLLCVIKADPTLRLPMFFFLSVLAVTDLVMSTSITPKMLDIFWFHSTAISLDACLTQMYVVHASSAMESGMLVAMALDRYVAVCDPLRYLSILTGPVVAALGLAAVLRAVVFMSPLTFQIRRLPLGSPAVVTHSYCEHMAVLKLSCGDAAFSNTYSLAVSTYVATSDSLLIALSYGLILRAVLGLSSSQARKKAFSTCSSHFCIMSLFYIPGLLSMYIQRYHLELPPHVPVLLADLYLLIPPAFNPLIYSIRTKQIRDAARRVFYRRRPTAEGTWPGRQGPGLGFVRTKSLP